Genomic segment of Streptomyces sp. NBC_01210:
TTCTACGCCCAGGCCGGCCTCTCCGCGCCGGACGGACGATGCAAGCCCTTCAGCGCATCGGCCGACGGAATCGGACGGGCCGAGGGCATCGCGGTGCTGGTGCTGCGCCGGCTCAGCGACGCCTTGGCCGACCGCCAGCCGGTGTACGCCGTGCTGAGTGGGAGCGGGGTCAACCAGGACGGGCGCAGCAATGGGATCACCGCCCCCAATCGCTGGGCTCAGCAGCAACTCATCGAGGGCGTCTGGCAGTCGGCCGGGGTCACCGCGGACGACATCCGCTTCATCGAGGCGCACGGCACCGGCACCCTGCTCGGCGACATGATGGAGGCGCAGGCGCTCGGTCACTTTGCCGGTGACCGCCGCGCCGGGAGCATCGCGCTGGGTTCGGTCAAGAGCAACTTCGGGCATGCCGAGGGAGCGGCCGGGATCGCCGGGATCCTCAAGACCGCGCTCGCTCTGCATCACCGGACTGTGCCCCCCAGCCGCTTCGCCGACGACGAGAACCCCGAACTCCAGCTGGCCGAGCGGCGGCTTTCGCTGCTCAAGTCCCCGCTGCGGCTTCCGTCCGGCACCGTGCACGCCGCCGTCAGCAGCTTCGGCATCGGCGGCACCAACGCGCACGCGGTGCTGTCCTCGGCGCCTCGAGCGGTACACCGGTCCGGCGACAGGGCGCCGGGAGTGTTCACCGTGTCCGCCCGTTCCGCACGGCAACTGCGCCCCAACCTGCTGGCCCAGGCCGAGGCTCTGGCGCGCCTCCCCGAGGACCGGCTGGCGCAGCTGTGCTGGACCAGCAACCGGGTCAAGTCCCGGCTGCCGCACCGGGTGGCCGTCGCCGCGGCGGGCCTGACCGAACTGGTGGCGGGGCTGCGCGACGCGGCGGAGCGCTCCGAGGGCGGCGGGCCGGCCGGCGGCGCGCGGCGGACGGTACCCGCGGTGGCGTTCGCCTTCACCGGTCAGGGCGCGCAGCACCCCCGTATGGCCGCCTCCTGGTACACCGAGTCCCCCGTCTACGCACGGCTGCTGGACGAGATCGACAAGATTCTCGCCGGCCATCTCGGGCTGTCGGTGCGCGACGCCGTACTCGACGGCGACCCGGGCATCGACCGTACGGGCCTGGCCCAGCCCGCGCTGTTCGCGGTGGAGTACGCGATGGCCGGCACCCTCGTCGAGGCCGGGATCAGACCCTCGTTCGTCATCGGACACAGCGTCGGCGAGTTCGCCGCCGCGTGCACGGCCGGCGCGCTCGATCCCGGGGACGCCGCCAGGCTGGTCGCGCGCCGGGGCGCCCTGATGGAAGCACTCCCCGACGGGGGCGGCATGCTCTCGGTGCCGCTGGGCGCGACCGGTGTAGAGGCGCTGCTGGGCGAGGATGCGCGGCTGTGTGTTGCCGCGCTCAACGGCCCGGACAGCACGGTGGTCGCCGGCGATGTGGCCGAACTGGACGCGCTACGCGCCGCGTTGGCCGACCGCGGTATGGCCTCGCGTCCGCTGGCCGTCTCGCACGCCTTCCACTCGCCGCTGATGCGGCCCGTCGTGGCGGAGTTCCGCCGCACGGCAGACGTGCCGGTGCGCCGGCCCACAGTGCCGTACTTCTCCACCGTGTACGGGCGCCGCACGGCCGATGACGAGACCCTGGACGCGGACTACTGGACGGAACAGATCACCGCGCCGGTACGGTTCGCCGAGGCCGCGACCGGGTTGTTCGCCGCCGGAGCCACCCACATCGTGGAGATCGGCCCGCGCGCCGCCCTCACTCCGCTGCTCGCGCGCCTCAAGCCGGACACCGGCCGCCCGGTGAGCTGCCACGCCGCCCACCCCGGGCACCGCGCGCCGGGGCACCGGCTGTACCAGCTGCTCGGGGAACTGTGGTGTGCCGGGCTCACCCCCGACTGGGACGCGCTGTACCAGGAGGCGGACCGGGTGCCGCGCCGGCTGCCGCCGTATCTCTTCGACGACACCTTCCGCGCCTGGCGCTCCGCCGACGCACCAGAACTGCCCGTGTCCACTTCCCTCGCCACGGACGCGGCAGCCGCGGTACCGCCGACGGCGGACCGTGGAGAATCGTGCCCGCCGACCCGTGCCGGTGAACCCCCGCACCTCGTCTCCGAGGTGACGCACCGTCTGATCTGCCAGGTCGGCGGGCACGAACCGCCCCAGGTGCACGGCCGTTCACGCCTGCACGAAGACCTCGGCTTCGACTCGATCCAGGTGATGGAGCTCAAGACCCGTATCGAGAACGAGCTGCCCCGGCTCGGCAGTCTCCCGATCGAGGAGCTGCTCGCCAGTCTGGAGACCGTGGGCGACCTCACCCGCTATCTGCACGACCGTCTGCTGACACCGTCCATACCGGAAGGAAGGCACTCATGACCGTCCCCACCGCGCACCTGGTCTCGGTCGGCACCTGTCTGCCGGGCGAACCGGTGGACAACGCGACACTGGCAAAACTCGTCGGCGTCGACGAGGGGTGGGCCGAGATGTTCATCGGCAACACCAGCAGGTACTTCGCCGTCGACCTGGCGACCGGTCACGTCCGGCACAGCCTCGCCGATATCGCGGCGACCGCCGGGGACCGGGCCCTGACGGAAGCGGGGCTGGAACCGGGGGACATCGACTGCATCGTCATGGGCACAGCCACCCCGGACCAGCTGATGCCCGCCACCGTGAACCTCGTGGCGGACCGTCTGGGCATCGACAACGTCCCCACCTACCAGCTCCAGTCCGGCTGTGCCGGGGCAGTTCAGGCACTCGACGTGGCCCGCACCCTGCTGCTCGCCGGGCGCTGCGCGACCGTGCTGGTGATCGGCGGCGATGTGTGCGCCAAACACCTGGAGACGGACTTCGACCCCGGCTCCCGT
This window contains:
- a CDS encoding type I polyketide synthase — encoded protein: MTDREPVAVVGLDCRFPGARDPKEFWELLMGGRDGTRRVPEQRWDADRYHMAPPTSPASTSEARPPGRSNTVRGGFIDDPDAFDPQFFGISPREAAAMDPQQRLLLQCSWRAIEDAAVAPEDLAGTGTGVFVGVMANEWAYLQLSDYDRITARYGSGNGYFMGANRVSYHLDLKGPSLAVDTACSSSLVAVHLAAGALRAGDCDYALAAGTNLIMTPVINIFYAQAGLSAPDGRCKPFSASADGIGRAEGIAVLVLRRLSDALADRQPVYAVLSGSGVNQDGRSNGITAPNRWAQQQLIEGVWQSAGVTADDIRFIEAHGTGTLLGDMMEAQALGHFAGDRRAGSIALGSVKSNFGHAEGAAGIAGILKTALALHHRTVPPSRFADDENPELQLAERRLSLLKSPLRLPSGTVHAAVSSFGIGGTNAHAVLSSAPRAVHRSGDRAPGVFTVSARSARQLRPNLLAQAEALARLPEDRLAQLCWTSNRVKSRLPHRVAVAAAGLTELVAGLRDAAERSEGGGPAGGARRTVPAVAFAFTGQGAQHPRMAASWYTESPVYARLLDEIDKILAGHLGLSVRDAVLDGDPGIDRTGLAQPALFAVEYAMAGTLVEAGIRPSFVIGHSVGEFAAACTAGALDPGDAARLVARRGALMEALPDGGGMLSVPLGATGVEALLGEDARLCVAALNGPDSTVVAGDVAELDALRAALADRGMASRPLAVSHAFHSPLMRPVVAEFRRTADVPVRRPTVPYFSTVYGRRTADDETLDADYWTEQITAPVRFAEAATGLFAAGATHIVEIGPRAALTPLLARLKPDTGRPVSCHAAHPGHRAPGHRLYQLLGELWCAGLTPDWDALYQEADRVPRRLPPYLFDDTFRAWRSADAPELPVSTSLATDAAAAVPPTADRGESCPPTRAGEPPHLVSEVTHRLICQVGGHEPPQVHGRSRLHEDLGFDSIQVMELKTRIENELPRLGSLPIEELLASLETVGDLTRYLHDRLLTPSIPEGRHS